From one Nilaparvata lugens isolate BPH chromosome 2, ASM1435652v1, whole genome shotgun sequence genomic stretch:
- the LOC111045965 gene encoding alpha-tocopherol transfer protein-like — MAPSVNLDNKLQSEVDAIYNSKVLLEPATSEQWKKLYKDLEMNPGQLKEDIQTIRTWLAKQSHLPQTASDNLIASFIVGCKNSLERTKQKLDAFYTIRNQLPELFLNNDPTRQEAIDATRPVRIFLLPKLHPDGCRILVTSYRNNDTTFYDVKENLKRILGVMTIRMNSEPFYRGDYMICDATHFSLGHAVKLTPTLMRNFLHCIQDVLPLQIKGIVFYNAPPILEKTLNNVIKPFLKKKIADRIHLYSQDHTALLKHFPKEVLPKNLGGDEPVDDVIDALWDKKLESYRDWFMNEGNETTDESKRPSNASFHPSQFGLEGSFRKLTID; from the exons atttacaattcaaaagtattaCTGGAGCCAGCGACATCGGAGCAATGGAAAAAGCTATACAAGGACCTTGAAATGAACCCTGGTCAACTGAAGGAAGACATTCAGACGATCAGGACTTGGCTGGCCAAACAGAGCCATCTGCCTCAAACTGCTA GTGATAATTTGATAGCGAGTTTTATTGTTGGATGTAAAAATAGTCTAGAAAGAACCAAACAAAAACTAGATGCCTTCTACACAATTAGAAACCAGTTACCGGAGTTATTTCTCAACAATGATCCAACAAGACAAGAAGCGATCGATGCAACAAGACCTGT TCGTATTTTCCTGCTACCAAAACTTCACCCAGATGGATGCAGAATCCTGGTAACATCCTACAGGAACAACGATACAACATTTTACGATGTCAAGGAAAATTTGAAACGGATTCTCGGTGTGATGACAATTCGAATGAACAGCGAGCCATTCTATCGGGGCGATTATATGATCTGCGATGCAACTCATTTCTCACTTGGCCATGCTGTCAAGCTGACACCAACCCTCATGAGGAATTTCCTCCACTGTATACAg GATGTACTGCCATTGCAAATTAAAGGTATTGTTTTCTACAATGCTCCACCAATACtggaaaaaacattgaacaatgtCATCAAGCCatttttgaagaagaagatagcaGACAGA ATTCACCTGTACTCGCAAGATCACACTGCACTGCTCAAACATTTCCCaaaagaagttttgcctaagaACTTGGGAGGTGATGAACCAGTAGATGATGTTATAGATG CATTATGGGACAAGAAACTGGAGAGCTATAGGGACTGGTTCATGAACGAAGGCAACGAAACAACAGATGAGAGCAAGAGGCCGTCCAATGCAAGCTTCCATCCCAGCCAGTTTGGCCTCGAAGGGTCGTTCAGAAAGCTAACAATCGACTGA